The DNA segment gaaagaaagagatcGGATAGCCCGACCAACTACAGCTCTTCCATGAGTCAATCAGAGATCCAGCTTATTGAATAGCAATTGACCCATTAGCATGAATAACTCCATAATTACTGATGGTGAGGTtagagatttttttttacactGTTCTTCAGAGATAATCATCGAATCCCTCACCAGCTTGCATGAATCATTGAGACTATATTCTCAAAAACATGAAATATTGCCTAATAGAATATTCAAACAACTGGACGGAAGCGAGGAAGATTCGAAAATATCACACATATTTATGCCTGTTGTAAGCAAAAACTTTTCAGgtataaaaatattagtcaataacaataacaaaaattttcagggTGTAATTAACCTTTTAGAGCCAAAAACAGGAAAATTAGTTGGATGTTTTGAAGCTAAACAAATAACTGCTATAAGAACTGCATTAGTGTCATGCATTGGTTTATATATGCAACTCTCAGATCCTTATCGTGagttattttcatttgaaaatgacaCTTGTCAATTAACCTGCTTTGGAACTGGTTTGCAAGCGTTTTGGCACATATATATTGCCATCAAATTATTAGTATCAGGAGCTGTTAAAAAGTCCTTAAAACTAATCGAAATAAACATACTATACCACAGGAACATGATGGACCTGGGTTGTTTGGAATCACTGGGCAAGACCCTGGGGagtgatttgaaaataacgTTTAAACAATATCAGATGAATGACATAAGCTCAAAAGATAATGATGTCGTTTCTAGTAgtgatattatttttggttgTTTACCTACTCTGGAACCAAACTTGTTTCTACAACAATTGATGAACACTAAAAATTCTACTGCTCAGAAACATACTTATATCTCGTTAATTGGAAGTTACAAGCCAATTATGCATGAGTGCGATAAGGAGTTGATCGATGCGTTTAAATCCAAAGGTGGAAATGTTCGCATTTTGGTGGACTCAAGGGAGCATACTCTATTGGAATCTGGAGAACTGATTGATTCTAAAATAACCCCCCGTGATGTCATAGAAATTGGTGAACTAGAGTCTATGGAAGATATCATCCTAGATTTGAATGAAAGGAATCGTAAGAGGACTATCACGctatgtaaaattgttggGCTAGCAGTCATGGATGTAGCGCttgccaagaaatttttgagtttCGGATCAAGAGATATAGCAGGCAAGATATAAGTAGCCCTCCAGCTCAATTATATATGTGAATGCCTGTGTCTCTTTTTCGATGGCGTTCTCTTTTAAAtatgcaaaagaaagaaaaaatttctgttATTTAcaaatcaacaatttttgGAGAgtaatttcatttttttatgtttatTCCCCAAAAGGATTCAAAATTTAAATCATAAACAAACAACATCTTCCATTCCTCACTGCTATAGAGcatttatatgtatatgattttgaaggaaGGCCTAAATTTTGAGACCAGTAAGATATGATCGAAACTGTCATCAAACTTAGTGGAGCTAAAACGCAATATATTGATAACGTATTAGGATCAGTGAATGACGACATATATAACAAAGTTAAAAGGATTCACAATATCATTTAAAACTGTTGACCCCCTTTTCTTAGGTTCCTATATTCTCGAGGAGAACTTAGTATAGTACATATACCCAATAATATCACCTgtatcaaaaatgaaatcccAACAATTATCATAAGATTAACTCTCAATAGATCCCACATGAATCGCCGTTTAGATATCTTGGTTACGAATGGCTCCTCATTGTGATGAGACTCAACTTCGTTTAAGATAGATGTTAGTAGTTCGTagaattgataaattcagaataaaagcaaatCTCTCCCATACTACATAAGAGGATTATGTCGAACGTACATCGATTGAACATGCTTAATGCACTCAATAAAGCAATTAACTCATAAATTTACAACCACCTTGATGTATTGGCTCATGTTCTTCGTATGCAGCTTATGTGGTTCATGATAGACCCACTTGCCCCAACAATCTGATGCCCGATAACCAAGAGAGATAGGTGGTTTTACCTCAGAGACGTAATACATAATTCTGTACAAGATTTATTAACAATTAAGTGGTTGTTTGGCCGAGCGGTCTAAGGCGCCtgattcaagaaaacttctTGACCGCAGTTAACTGTGGGAATACTCAGGTATCGTAAGATGCAAGAGTTCGAATCTCTTAGCAaccattattttttcgcTAGTTAACAGAATAGCTCATGTTGGGCCTAGCTTAAGATGATAAAATTAGTACTTGCCAAGGAGGGCGGTTTAGATTCTACGACGCATGAAACTATACTGGCCACACCGTTAATTTACTTTCgggagaaaaaaaatcttgcGCTGTGCTGCCTGTTCAATACTGTAATCAtctattttcttccagtaAGTAACAGAGTATTGTGACACTCCcttgatttgatttttgaagtatgtttttcatccttttttcCCGGACAAATCAGCAAATTTGCCTAATATCCCtattgaccattaaaatcttgtgacatttgttgggattccatttttgataaggttaataatattatgtatataggatatactagaagttctcctcatggatttaggaatccacgaaagggaatcaacacttttacataatcttattcttatttctttcttcattttatacgtctttattcattgatcctattgcattatcaatccttgcacttcagcttccactaaatttgatgactgtcctgaatcttattccactggtctaataatttttgtcatcttcttaacaccgtatatgataatcttctagctacgtgattgaatgtattaatcagctgtactagtaattgatggatagttgattattgttccaacaatcCCTTTATGTTCAAGACACAAATGTCATGTTTGTCCGGCATTTCTCAACGGCCAGGACACGTCAAGAACTATTTTTAAATTTGGGTTCAATGAATTTCTAAATGTGACAAATTTGTACTGACGATGCGTACGTGAGGAGAACAAGGGCGAAAAATGTGACAAAAAGAACCGGAGGCATGAGGTTCAGCAGAAGATACAACAACGGCGACAATAATGCATTACGAATGAAAGTTGACGGCTTTCAAGAATCCATACGGCGCAAAAATTTATAAAGTGGTCCTACTCCACTGAGCATCTCAGAGAAATTACAGGAAAATCGCTGACCAAAGAGAATGGGCGAAGAGGATGAATACATGTTCCGGTCTAGGGGCCTTGCATAACGGTTAAAGTAActgaaaagatgaaaatacGTTGACATAGTTTTTGCGACGCTCTAACAAACTTCTGCACCCCGCGTGGTGAGGAGACTGACGGCGTCGGTAAGACATGCcgcggaaaaaaaaactccgGTATGGCGAAAAATCTCTTCCAGAAGCCTTAGGAGATGAGGGGTCCCTTCTGTGAAATAATTTCTCCCGAATCCTCGCCGTGAAGATGAGACACTTCGCAGCTTTTCTTCCGAAAGTAAGGTTTTTGAGTGGGTTGTCCCCTTCCGGTGCCTGTGGGAGCTGCAGGATGATACAATTACTCCCATAAAAGAGTAGACTAGTGCATAAGATTGCCAACTTCGGCGCCGCTTGAGTTTCCTGCCGGATTTTCGGTTGTATCTTGTGGGTGAGGTCATTATCCGAATATCTACGATTGTTGACGTATAAATACTAATGTTCCAATATGTGCTTCTCAATTGTATCGTTCCTATTCTTTCCTGGAGACGCCATTAAGTATCCAAATAGCGTTGCCTTTTAAAATAATACTAGTCAGCATCTGCTTCATGCAATACCAAACATAGGGACTGCATATCACGTACAACAGCATtcgtaaaaaaaaaaaaatgtccaGGAACCAAAAATCTGTAGCCGATAATATCGATTTTTGTTCACAAACACCCGATGCAACATATAGTGAGGCTGGCAACTCTGACAGCATGCATAATTCGTTTATATGCGATTGTCGGATGTCGTCCCTTTCAGTGGACATTAACACCCCTCCATCAGGCacagaaaatgatgaaggaAATTTCATGCAGGAGGGCGGATATTTTGATGACATATTTCCAACTGGATTGGAATTAGATGAAGTATCGGACGCGGCTACCTACTATCCCAGCATAAATTACCGGTTTCCCGAACAATCAGAACTAAGAAATTACGAACTGCTCAGTAAAATCGGCGAAGGTGCTTTTTCCAAAGTATTCAAGGCAGTCGACATCACGGGAAATGGCCAAGTTCCGGTTGCCATTAAAGcgataaaaaagaaaagtgtTTATATCAGAGATGAGGAAATCGACCACGATCCAGAAGGTGACGAAGAAATTAAGAACTCCAGTAGAAAGCAAATTATAAATGAAATTGCCATTCATAGGATGGTTTCCAAGAACAGCCCTCATTTCACCAAGTTTATCGATTTCGAAGAATCTGCTACTTACTTCTATTTAGTGTCAGAGCTGGTCACTGGCGGAGAGATATTCGACAAAATTGTTCAACTGACATATTTTAGTGAAGACTTAGCCCGCCACGTTATCACACAAGTGGCAATAGCCGTCAAACATATGCACTATATGGGCATTGTTCACCGCGATATCAAACCAGAAAACTTACTATTCGAACCTATCCCATTTCACGGCCGTAATGGGAACATACAGAAGGAAGATACATTTAAATTAGGCGTCGGCGGGGGTGGTATTGGATTAGTGAAGTTAATGGATTTCGGATTATCCAAGAGAATTTCTTCCAACACAGCAAAAACTCCTTGCGGAACGATGGAATACTCCGCGCcagaaatattcaaatccGAAGAATACTCAATGAAGGTCGATATGTGGGGTATTGGTTGTGTTCTATTCACACTACTATGTGGATACCCTCCATTTTACGAGAAAAACCAATCAAAATTAGTCAGGAAAATATCCAAGGGTGACTATGAGTTCTTAGCGCCATGGTGGGACGATATAAGTTCTGGGGCCAAGAATGCAATCATCCATCTTCTAGAGGTTGACCCAAAGAAAAGGTATGATATCGACGATTTCCTAAATGACCCTTGGTTAAACTCGTACGATTGTTTGAATTCCCCAAATTCAAACACCTATGCAACCATTGAAGACATACTAAATGGCTCATTTGATGAAAGAACAGAGAACTTACATTCTGCATTGAGCTGCGAACTTCAAAAGCAAGTTAACACCATACCG comes from the Saccharomyces kudriavzevii IFO 1802 strain IFO1802 genome assembly, chromosome: 7 genome and includes:
- the RCK1 gene encoding putative serine/threonine protein kinase RCK1 (similar to Saccharomyces cerevisiae RCK1 (YGL158W) and RCK2 (YLR248W); ancestral locus Anc_1.390) gives rise to the protein MSRNQKSVADNIDFCSQTPDATYSEAGNSDSMHNSFICDCRMSSLSVDINTPPSGTENDEGNFMQEGGYFDDIFPTGLELDEVSDAATYYPSINYRFPEQSELRNYELLSKIGEGAFSKVFKAVDITGNGQVPVAIKAIKKKSVYIRDEEIDHDPEGDEEIKNSSRKQIINEIAIHRMVSKNSPHFTKFIDFEESATYFYLVSELVTGGEIFDKIVQLTYFSEDLARHVITQVAIAVKHMHYMGIVHRDIKPENLLFEPIPFHGRNGNIQKEDTFKLGVGGGGIGLVKLMDFGLSKRISSNTAKTPCGTMEYSAPEIFKSEEYSMKVDMWGIGCVLFTLLCGYPPFYEKNQSKLVRKISKGDYEFLAPWWDDISSGAKNAIIHLLEVDPKKRYDIDDFLNDPWLNSYDCLNSPNSNTYATIEDILNGSFDERTENLHSALSCELQKQVNTIPHENDSSEFIYMVEEDRHLRGSWTGELMMPFTLDLKRSSVYRRRKDKLFFW
- the SKDI07G1030 gene encoding uncharacterized protein (similar to Saccharomyces cerevisiae YGL159W; ancestral locus Anc_1.381), producing the protein MNNSIITDGEVRDFFLHCSSEIIIESLTSLHESLRLYSQKHEILPNRIFKQLDGSEEDSKISHIFMPVVSKNFSGIKILVNNNNKNFQGVINLLEPKTGKLVGCFEAKQITAIRTALVSCIGLYMQLSDPYRELFSFENDTCQLTCFGTGLQAFWHIYIAIKLLVSGAVKKSLKLIEINILYHRNMMDLGCLESLGKTLGSDLKITFKQYQMNDISSKDNDVVSSSDIIFGCLPTLEPNLFLQQLMNTKNSTAQKHTYISLIGSYKPIMHECDKELIDAFKSKGGNVRILVDSREHTLLESGELIDSKITPRDVIEIGELESMEDIILDLNERNRKRTITLCKIVGLAVMDVALAKKFLSFGSRDIAGKI